The proteins below are encoded in one region of Belonocnema kinseyi isolate 2016_QV_RU_SX_M_011 chromosome 1, B_treatae_v1, whole genome shotgun sequence:
- the LOC117176403 gene encoding histone H4-like, with protein sequence MSGRGKGGKGLGKGGAKRHRKVLRDNIQGITKPAIRRLARREGVKLISSLIYEETRGVL encoded by the coding sequence ATGTCTGGTCGCGGTAAGGGAGGAAAAGGACTGGGAAAAGGAGGAGCGAAGCGCCATCGTAAAGTTCTTCGTGATAACATCCAGGGAATCACAAAGCCCGCTATTCGCCGACTTGCTCGTCGCGAAGGTGTCAAGCTTATTTCTAGCTTGATCTATGAAGAAACCCGTGGTGTTCTTTAG